The following proteins are encoded in a genomic region of Candidatus Omnitrophota bacterium:
- a CDS encoding general secretion pathway protein GspB yields the protein MSIVDDALKKAGQQKKKPFLKEPFPSAKKGSRGWFILIGLLVIVFLFLAREFLAGTITQDIMPNRVVLRQEVNKDISTLLPKKGIIAPKEKETITLAEKKVIALPGKKIMASSKKEIIASVETGIIKANIPPELFLSGIMYEDEEPLAFINDRILKEGELIKGAKVMDIKADEVVLRFKEKKFSLFLRR from the coding sequence ATGAGTATTGTAGATGATGCATTGAAAAAGGCCGGCCAGCAAAAGAAAAAACCTTTCTTGAAAGAACCTTTCCCGTCTGCCAAAAAGGGATCCAGGGGATGGTTTATATTAATAGGTTTGCTGGTAATTGTTTTTTTGTTTTTAGCAAGGGAATTTTTGGCCGGGACGATTACGCAGGATATCATGCCTAACCGGGTAGTTTTGCGCCAGGAGGTAAACAAAGATATCTCAACACTGCTTCCCAAAAAAGGGATTATAGCGCCTAAAGAGAAAGAGACCATAACACTTGCCGAAAAAAAGGTCATTGCGCTTCCTGGAAAAAAAATCATGGCGTCCAGCAAGAAGGAAATTATAGCGTCTGTCGAGACGGGCATTATAAAGGCAAACATACCTCCAGAGTTGTTTTTAAGCGGAATTATGTATGAAGATGAGGAACCGCTCGCTTTTATTAACGATCGGATATTAAAAGAAGGAGAGTTAATTAAGGGGGCGAAGGTGATGGATATAAAAGCTGATGAGGTGGTGCTGAGATTCAAAGAGAAGAAATTCTCTCTTTTTTTAAGGAGATGA
- a CDS encoding helix-hairpin-helix domain-containing protein, protein MFSLTKPEKGVIVFLAASFILGCGLVYFKKTNTKFCLLSPAGDQEANSAIICSVRKNAVVRNDILSNGVNLNKAGEEELIQLPGIGCILAKRIIDYRKHHGYFTKLDDIKKVTGIGNRKFERIKEHLALK, encoded by the coding sequence ATGTTTAGTTTAACTAAGCCTGAGAAGGGAGTAATAGTTTTTTTGGCGGCAAGCTTTATTTTAGGATGCGGGCTGGTTTATTTTAAAAAAACAAACACCAAGTTTTGCTTATTAAGTCCGGCCGGTGATCAAGAGGCCAATTCTGCAATTATTTGCTCCGTTAGAAAGAACGCTGTTGTAAGAAATGACATCCTTTCTAACGGGGTAAATCTGAATAAGGCAGGGGAAGAAGAATTAATTCAACTTCCCGGGATCGGTTGTATACTGGCAAAGAGAATTATCGATTATCGCAAGCATCATGGCTATTTTACAAAACTGGATGATATCAAGAAGGTTACAGGTATCGGAAACAGGAAGTTTGAGCGAATAAAAGAGCATTTGGCTCTGAAGTGA